In one Alphaproteobacteria bacterium SS10 genomic region, the following are encoded:
- a CDS encoding response regulator → MHREYDLSAVNVLVVEDSDFMRSLMADILDALSVGTVVTATNGEEAKGHIEASGDGTGVVFDIVFSDWAMEPVSGIELLNWVREHPNPDVQFIPFIMVSAYSTLEWVIDARDDGVTEFLTKPVSVKTIVARLTSVIEKPRAFVKAAGYFGPDRRRRDIPFDGQDRRKR, encoded by the coding sequence ATGCACCGCGAATACGACCTATCCGCCGTCAATGTCCTCGTCGTTGAGGATAGTGACTTTATGCGGTCATTGATGGCCGACATTCTGGATGCGCTATCGGTTGGCACGGTTGTCACCGCCACCAATGGCGAGGAAGCAAAAGGCCATATCGAAGCCTCCGGTGATGGCACCGGCGTTGTGTTCGATATCGTCTTCTCAGATTGGGCGATGGAGCCGGTTAGCGGCATTGAACTCTTGAACTGGGTTCGGGAGCACCCAAATCCCGACGTGCAGTTCATTCCATTCATCATGGTATCGGCCTATTCGACCCTGGAATGGGTGATTGATGCCCGTGATGATGGCGTTACGGAGTTTTTGACCAAACCGGTTTCGGTAAAAACAATTGTCGCAAGGTTGACCTCAGTGATTGAGAAACCCCGCGCATTTGTTAAGGCAGCCGGTTATTTTGGCCCCGATAGGCGACGCCGCGACATTCCATTTGATGGACAAGACCGCCGCAAGCGCTAA
- a CDS encoding ABC transporter ATP-binding protein, whose protein sequence is MLEVRNVHTFYGAIEALKGVSLEVNKGEIATLIGANGAGKSTLLMTLCGSPRAREGEIIFEGRDIASMPTHEIVRLGIAQSPEGRRVFPRMTVMENLQMGTLVTDGSHFDRDLSRVFELFPRLKERKNQRGGTLSGGEQQMLAIGRALMSRPRLLLLDEPSLGLAPMIVKQIFEVLKEINEQDGMTVFLVEQNAYHALKLAHRGYVMVTGDITMSGSGAELLANEEVRAAYLEGGH, encoded by the coding sequence ATGCTTGAAGTTCGCAATGTCCACACCTTCTACGGCGCGATTGAAGCCCTAAAGGGCGTCTCGCTTGAGGTGAATAAGGGCGAGATCGCAACCCTGATCGGTGCCAATGGTGCCGGTAAATCAACCCTTCTGATGACCCTCTGCGGTAGCCCACGGGCCCGTGAAGGGGAGATCATCTTTGAAGGGCGCGACATCGCCTCCATGCCAACCCATGAAATTGTGCGCCTCGGCATCGCCCAATCACCTGAGGGGCGCCGGGTGTTCCCGCGCATGACGGTGATGGAAAACTTGCAGATGGGCACCCTCGTCACCGATGGGAGCCATTTTGACCGCGACCTAAGCCGCGTGTTTGAGCTGTTCCCACGCCTGAAAGAGCGGAAGAACCAGCGCGGCGGCACCCTGTCTGGTGGTGAGCAGCAGATGCTGGCCATTGGCCGCGCCCTGATGAGCCGCCCGCGTTTGCTACTGTTGGATGAGCCATCACTCGGCCTGGCCCCAATGATCGTGAAGCAGATTTTTGAGGTGCTGAAAGAGATCAACGAGCAGGACGGCATGACCGTCTTCCTGGTCGAACAAAACGCCTATCACGCGCTTAAGCTGGCCCATCGTGGCTATGTGATGGTAACGGGCGATATCACCATGAGTGGCAGCGGTGCCGAGCTCCTCGCTAATGAGGAAGTGCGCGCGGCCTATCTCGAAGGTGGGCATTAA
- the rodA gene encoding rod shape-determining protein RodA, with amino-acid sequence MSLAEIGGRDSDWHPLRRILGISPVLLLLVVAIGGIGVVALYSAAGGSMDPWASRHAVRLGMGVLGMLVIALIDLRYWFRFAFVIYGAGLLGLVAVAVIGEMGGGAQRWLQIGPLQIQPSEFMKIAVILVLARYYHTQTLESVARWRSLIVPGILIAMPVALVLKQPDLGTSIMIAAGGGAIIFLAGVQLWKFGLGVALAGVAIPVIWTQLHDYQKQRVLTFINPESDPLGAGYHIAQSKIALGSGGVSGKGFLQGTQSHLNFLPEKQTDFIFTLWAEEWGLIGALVILLLYGIVLVYGIWLGHRCRNHFGRLLALGLAINLFLYLAVNISMVTGLIPVVGAPLPLISYGGTAMLAVMAGFGLMMAVSINRDTQIERHPRRLPGFD; translated from the coding sequence ATGAGCCTCGCTGAGATTGGTGGCCGGGATAGTGATTGGCATCCGCTTCGCCGGATCTTGGGCATTTCACCCGTCTTGTTGCTGTTGGTAGTCGCCATCGGCGGGATTGGCGTTGTGGCGCTTTATTCAGCCGCCGGCGGTTCAATGGATCCATGGGCCAGCCGTCATGCCGTCCGTTTGGGCATGGGCGTGCTGGGCATGCTGGTGATTGCACTGATTGACCTGCGCTACTGGTTCCGATTTGCCTTTGTCATCTATGGCGCTGGGTTGCTTGGCCTGGTCGCCGTGGCCGTAATCGGTGAGATGGGCGGCGGCGCGCAGCGTTGGCTGCAGATTGGGCCGCTACAGATCCAACCATCTGAGTTTATGAAGATCGCGGTGATCTTGGTTTTGGCCCGCTACTACCACACGCAAACGCTGGAATCCGTGGCACGGTGGCGAAGCCTGATTGTCCCGGGCATTCTGATCGCCATGCCAGTGGCACTGGTCTTGAAGCAGCCGGACCTTGGCACCTCAATCATGATTGCCGCCGGCGGTGGGGCGATCATCTTCCTGGCCGGTGTTCAGCTTTGGAAGTTTGGCCTCGGCGTTGCCCTCGCGGGGGTGGCGATCCCAGTTATCTGGACCCAGCTGCATGATTATCAAAAGCAGCGGGTGCTGACCTTCATCAATCCGGAGAGTGACCCGCTCGGCGCCGGTTATCACATTGCCCAGTCTAAAATCGCGCTGGGTTCTGGCGGGGTATCTGGCAAGGGCTTTCTACAAGGGACCCAAAGTCACCTGAACTTCCTGCCCGAGAAACAGACCGACTTTATCTTCACCCTATGGGCGGAGGAGTGGGGCCTGATCGGTGCCCTGGTGATCCTGCTGCTTTACGGTATCGTGCTGGTCTATGGGATCTGGCTTGGCCATCGCTGCCGGAACCACTTTGGCCGGTTGTTGGCACTGGGCCTCGCGATCAACCTGTTCCTGTATCTGGCCGTGAATATCTCAATGGTGACAGGCCTGATCCCGGTTGTGGGGGCGCCGCTGCCACTCATCTCTTATGGTGGCACGGCAATGCTGGCCGTGATGGCGGGGTTTGGGCTGATGATGGCGGTTTCAATCAATCGTGACACGCAGATAGAGCGTCATCCGCGTCGTTTGCCAGGTTTTGACTAA
- a CDS encoding MBL fold metallo-hydrolase — protein MSATDPKITRRVAIAGTAAMGAMLTAPVQAAAPLLGAHSAIFNRFTLGDFEITTIADGFVSVPTVHPFFGSNVAKEEVDALAGENLLPSDGIKLGFTPTLVNTGKELVLFDAGNGDVRRPNAGLLRDRLAVAGYTPEQVDVIAITHMHPDHIGGLMEDGEPAFPNARYVASTTEYNFWTNTDLASNEQVSGIHALVMERVAPLAEKMTFIDDEQDVVSGITAVAANGHTPGHTLFRIDNGGKSVLLTADTANHFVFSLQRPDWHFQFDFDPGKAAATRRRVFDMLATDEMAFIGYHMPFPSLGYVQASGNGFRYTPHSYQLEL, from the coding sequence ATGTCCGCCACTGACCCCAAGATCACCCGCCGTGTGGCCATTGCCGGAACCGCTGCCATGGGCGCCATGCTAACCGCACCAGTGCAAGCGGCGGCCCCACTGCTTGGGGCGCATAGCGCTATCTTCAATCGCTTCACCCTGGGCGATTTCGAGATCACAACGATTGCCGATGGCTTTGTGTCGGTGCCAACGGTGCACCCATTCTTCGGCAGCAATGTTGCAAAGGAAGAGGTTGATGCCCTCGCCGGTGAAAACTTACTGCCATCCGATGGGATCAAGCTGGGCTTTACCCCCACCCTGGTGAATACGGGCAAAGAGCTGGTGCTGTTCGATGCTGGCAATGGTGATGTACGACGCCCAAATGCGGGCCTGCTGCGCGATCGCCTTGCAGTTGCCGGCTACACGCCGGAGCAGGTCGACGTGATCGCTATCACCCATATGCATCCGGACCATATCGGCGGCCTGATGGAGGATGGTGAACCAGCATTCCCCAATGCCCGATATGTCGCGTCAACCACAGAGTACAACTTCTGGACCAACACAGACCTCGCCAGCAATGAGCAGGTCTCGGGCATCCATGCCCTCGTCATGGAGCGGGTCGCCCCGCTAGCGGAGAAGATGACGTTTATCGATGATGAACAGGATGTGGTCAGCGGCATCACCGCCGTTGCTGCCAATGGCCATACGCCTGGGCACACACTGTTCCGGATTGATAATGGCGGGAAGAGCGTGCTGCTAACCGCTGATACCGCCAATCACTTCGTTTTCTCACTGCAGCGCCCAGATTGGCACTTCCAGTTTGACTTCGATCCAGGCAAGGCCGCCGCGACCCGCCGTCGTGTGTTCGACATGCTAGCCACGGACGAGATGGCCTTTATCGGCTATCACATGCCGTTCCCATCGCTGGGCTATGTGCAGGCAAGTGGCAATGGCTTCCGCTACACACCGCATAGCTATCAGCTTGAGCTGTAG
- a CDS encoding pilus assembly protein translates to MPSLATGNDRQPGDPFRRIRRFGRAEDGSTTIEFAVVVIPFLMVTLGTIEITLMFFTANAIEGAMDQATRMVRTGQLQDAADPAQAFRNALCDHTITVPCDDIRFEMVAGDTVAEVSAIEPFWADEENTGDGDVDLGATSSFVIARAAYDYTFLTPMIGMLVGADSSNQIAIQATAVVRNEPF, encoded by the coding sequence TTGCCATCACTTGCCACGGGCAATGATCGCCAGCCGGGTGATCCGTTCCGCCGCATCCGTCGGTTCGGGCGGGCAGAGGACGGGTCCACCACCATCGAATTCGCCGTGGTCGTAATCCCGTTTCTGATGGTCACCCTGGGCACGATTGAAATCACCCTCATGTTCTTCACCGCCAATGCGATTGAGGGGGCGATGGACCAGGCAACCCGCATGGTGCGAACGGGTCAGCTGCAAGATGCCGCCGATCCGGCCCAAGCCTTCCGCAACGCGCTATGCGATCACACGATCACCGTGCCTTGTGATGATATCCGCTTTGAGATGGTGGCCGGCGACACGGTTGCCGAGGTCAGCGCGATTGAGCCGTTCTGGGCGGATGAAGAAAATACCGGCGATGGTGATGTGGACCTTGGTGCCACCAGCTCCTTCGTCATTGCGCGTGCGGCCTATGACTACACCTTCCTGACGCCAATGATTGGCATGTTGGTAGGCGCGGATAGCAGCAATCAAATCGCCATTCAGGCAACCGCGGTGGTGCGTAATGAGCCGTTCTAG
- a CDS encoding ATP-binding cassette domain-containing protein, whose amino-acid sequence MTQYSSQHPRLLSVQHLTMRFGGLIAVDDVSFDAHDREITAVIGPNGAGKTTLFNCLTGFYKPSTGMLQLTAPDSPEYLLERMEGHDIAAKARVARTFQNIRLFDRMSVLENLLVAQHNKLMRASGFSFAGLFGLPGYKAAEKQAIEQAKYWLDKTGLTDRADWEAGNLPYGDQRRLEIARAMCTDPCLLCLDEPAAGLNPRESADLNELLTFIRDEHKIGVLLIEHDMSVVMKISDHIIVLDYGRKISDGLPEAVRNDPAVIRAYLGEEEDEELPPEIAADVSKGSDSNGEQPNV is encoded by the coding sequence ATGACCCAGTATTCGAGCCAGCATCCCCGCCTTTTGAGCGTTCAACACCTAACCATGCGCTTTGGTGGTTTGATCGCGGTTGATGATGTGTCCTTCGACGCCCATGACCGGGAGATCACCGCCGTGATCGGACCAAACGGTGCGGGCAAGACGACGCTGTTCAACTGCCTAACCGGTTTCTACAAGCCCAGCACAGGCATGCTGCAGCTAACCGCGCCCGATAGCCCGGAATACCTTCTGGAGCGGATGGAAGGCCACGACATCGCGGCCAAGGCACGGGTTGCCCGTACCTTCCAGAATATCCGCCTATTTGACCGGATGAGCGTGCTTGAGAACCTATTGGTGGCCCAGCACAACAAGCTGATGAGGGCCTCTGGCTTCAGCTTTGCTGGCCTGTTTGGCCTGCCAGGCTATAAGGCAGCGGAGAAGCAGGCGATTGAGCAGGCCAAATACTGGCTAGATAAAACCGGCCTCACCGACCGCGCGGATTGGGAGGCGGGGAACCTTCCCTATGGTGATCAGCGCCGCCTTGAGATTGCCCGGGCCATGTGCACTGATCCATGCCTGCTTTGCCTTGATGAACCGGCGGCTGGCCTCAACCCGCGCGAGAGTGCGGATTTGAACGAGCTGCTGACCTTCATCCGTGATGAGCACAAGATCGGCGTCCTCTTGATCGAACACGATATGAGCGTGGTGATGAAGATCTCTGACCACATCATCGTGCTGGATTACGGCCGCAAAATCTCTGATGGCCTGCCTGAGGCGGTGCGCAACGACCCAGCCGTTATCCGCGCCTATCTGGGTGAGGAAGAGGATGAGGAGTTGCCGCCGGAAATCGCGGCCGATGTAAGCAAGGGCAGCGATAGCAATGGGGAGCAGCCAAATGTCTGA
- the livM gene encoding high-affinity branched-chain amino acid ABC transporter permease LivM has protein sequence MADAKAEAEFDIGELIKESAIAGLVALALTVTLIGMETASVQSKLVIEYRWAEVLVAVLLVGFARFGFGLVRAGRSMPGLIAGVTAVIIGVVLRTNFAELQAERVTDPSLGFIASRLPAVLGSGVVQAILIMGGGALAVGAVIDLYKKRRAAKPVDPKQQLGFSAPGVGGHNLQGMFAGRGLKVVGAIGILAAFVFPFFFGDNRWALNIGILILTYIMLGWGLNIVVGLAGLLDLGYVAFYAVGAYSYALLALYFDLSFWVCLPLAGVLAALGGLIMGFPVLRLRGDYFAIVTLGFGEIIRIILINWKEFTGGPDGLLSIPRPSFFGLAEFTRRPKEDGLPAFHEMFGLEFSTLHRVIFLYYLILLLALLVNFVSLRIRKLPIGRSWEALREDDIACQALGINRRNIKLAAFTISAGFGGLAGAFFATNQAFISPESFTFIESAIVLAIVVLGGMGSQTGVVVATFFVIFLPEYFRELDEYRMLMFGAAMVVIMVWKPRGLLSNREPTVRLHGRKPPPGASPSTDSPPPATGAPAPAGAA, from the coding sequence ATGGCGGATGCGAAAGCAGAAGCCGAGTTTGATATCGGCGAACTGATTAAAGAGAGCGCCATTGCCGGCCTCGTCGCCCTGGCTCTAACTGTCACCCTGATTGGTATGGAAACCGCCAGTGTGCAAAGCAAGCTGGTGATTGAATACCGCTGGGCTGAGGTGCTGGTTGCTGTCCTACTGGTCGGCTTTGCCCGCTTTGGTTTCGGCCTGGTTCGGGCGGGGCGGTCCATGCCTGGGCTGATTGCCGGTGTTACCGCCGTGATCATCGGCGTTGTTTTGCGCACCAATTTCGCTGAGCTGCAAGCTGAGCGGGTAACCGACCCTTCCCTTGGCTTTATCGCCAGCCGCTTGCCGGCTGTTTTGGGCAGTGGGGTGGTGCAGGCCATCCTGATTATGGGCGGTGGTGCCCTGGCCGTTGGCGCGGTCATCGATCTCTATAAAAAGCGACGCGCCGCTAAACCGGTGGATCCGAAACAACAGCTTGGCTTTTCCGCCCCTGGCGTTGGTGGTCACAACTTGCAGGGCATGTTTGCCGGTCGCGGGCTGAAGGTTGTTGGGGCCATCGGCATTCTGGCCGCTTTTGTCTTCCCATTCTTCTTTGGCGATAATCGTTGGGCGCTCAATATCGGTATCCTGATCCTGACCTACATCATGCTGGGTTGGGGGCTGAACATTGTGGTTGGCCTCGCCGGGTTGCTCGACCTTGGCTATGTCGCCTTCTACGCCGTGGGGGCTTACTCATACGCCCTATTGGCTCTCTATTTTGATTTGAGCTTCTGGGTTTGCCTGCCATTGGCTGGCGTGCTCGCTGCCCTGGGTGGCTTGATCATGGGCTTCCCGGTCTTGCGATTGCGGGGGGATTACTTTGCCATCGTGACCCTTGGCTTTGGTGAGATCATCCGGATCATTTTGATCAACTGGAAGGAATTCACCGGCGGCCCCGATGGCTTGCTGAGCATTCCGCGCCCCAGCTTCTTTGGTCTTGCTGAGTTCACCCGCCGTCCTAAGGAGGATGGCTTGCCCGCCTTCCATGAGATGTTTGGGTTAGAGTTCAGCACTTTGCACCGGGTGATCTTCCTCTACTACCTGATCCTCTTGCTCGCTTTGCTGGTGAACTTTGTCTCGCTGCGCATCCGTAAGCTGCCAATTGGCCGATCCTGGGAAGCGCTGCGTGAGGATGACATCGCCTGCCAGGCGCTGGGCATTAACCGCCGGAACATTAAGCTGGCGGCCTTCACTATCTCCGCTGGTTTTGGTGGTTTGGCCGGGGCGTTCTTTGCCACCAACCAGGCCTTCATCAGTCCTGAAAGCTTCACCTTTATCGAGAGTGCGATTGTCCTCGCCATCGTTGTCCTGGGCGGCATGGGCTCCCAGACCGGTGTTGTTGTGGCGACCTTCTTCGTCATCTTCCTGCCCGAGTATTTCCGGGAGCTGGATGAATATCGGATGCTGATGTTCGGTGCCGCGATGGTTGTCATCATGGTCTGGAAGCCGCGCGGCCTGCTCTCAAATCGCGAGCCGACTGTTCGCCTGCATGGCCGTAAGCCACCGCCAGGTGCCAGCCCAAGCACGGACAGCCCACCACCGGCAACGGGCGCGCCAGCCCCGGCAGGTGCGGCATGA
- a CDS encoding branched-chain amino acid ABC transporter permease LivH (LivHMGF is the membrane component of the LIV-I/LS branched-chain amino acid transporter), with protein sequence MEYFLQQLVNGLTLGAIFGLIAIGYTMVYGIIGMINFAHGDIYMVGAFIALMTFLLLGFGDVPVVSIPVAIVLVLAVAMAFTSIYGWAVERVAYKPLRGSFRLAPLISALGMSIFLQNYVQISQGARVKPLPPVLEGGITLVKGDTFDVTISYQQILIIVLTIVLMAAFTFLIQKTSLGRQQRSCEQDQKMAALLGVNVNRTISMTFLMGAALAAVAGTMAVMYYGVIHFFIGFLVGIKAFTAAVLGGIGSLPGAMLGGLLIGLIEAFWSGYFDVEYKDVAAFSILILVLIFRPSGLLGKPEVEKV encoded by the coding sequence ATGGAGTATTTTCTGCAGCAGCTGGTGAACGGGCTAACGCTCGGCGCCATCTTTGGGCTGATCGCCATTGGCTACACGATGGTCTACGGCATCATTGGCATGATCAACTTCGCCCATGGCGATATCTACATGGTCGGTGCCTTCATCGCGTTGATGACCTTCCTGCTTCTTGGCTTCGGTGATGTGCCGGTTGTCTCTATCCCTGTTGCGATTGTGTTGGTGTTGGCGGTCGCCATGGCCTTCACATCGATCTATGGATGGGCCGTTGAGAGGGTGGCGTACAAGCCCCTGCGCGGATCGTTCCGCCTGGCACCGCTGATCTCTGCGCTGGGCATGTCGATCTTCCTGCAGAACTACGTCCAGATCTCACAAGGGGCCCGGGTTAAGCCACTGCCGCCGGTGCTTGAGGGCGGTATCACCCTGGTTAAGGGCGACACCTTCGATGTGACGATCAGCTACCAGCAGATCTTAATCATCGTCCTGACCATCGTTCTGATGGCGGCCTTTACCTTCCTGATCCAGAAGACATCGCTCGGTCGTCAGCAGCGCTCTTGTGAGCAGGATCAGAAGATGGCCGCTCTGCTCGGCGTGAATGTGAACCGCACGATCTCCATGACCTTCCTGATGGGCGCCGCACTGGCCGCCGTCGCGGGCACCATGGCCGTGATGTATTACGGCGTGATCCACTTCTTCATCGGCTTCCTAGTCGGGATTAAGGCGTTTACCGCCGCTGTGCTTGGCGGCATTGGTTCGCTACCTGGTGCCATGCTTGGTGGTCTGTTGATCGGGCTGATTGAGGCGTTTTGGTCTGGCTATTTCGATGTGGAATACAAGGATGTGGCCGCGTTCTCGATCCTGATCCTGGTACTGATCTTCCGCCCGAGTGGCCTGCTCGGCAAACCAGAAGTCGAGAAAGTCTGA
- a CDS encoding pilus assembly protein, whose product MEFAGVFPIMVALFLGSVDAGRALWMARKLNTATQSVADILARETVIEQDAFLDLIDAAEMIIEPFNADSLGYDVGGIIFDPDDGDPEVVWRETDNMTPVPGMAQLATGLGAAGEGVVLVTMRATYDPIFVTVFTGPLEFERMAVLRGRQNAFVDFNSENSS is encoded by the coding sequence GTGGAGTTTGCCGGGGTGTTCCCGATCATGGTGGCCCTGTTCTTGGGCTCTGTGGATGCCGGGCGGGCACTCTGGATGGCGCGGAAGTTAAACACCGCGACCCAATCCGTGGCCGATATCCTCGCGCGTGAAACGGTGATTGAACAGGATGCGTTTCTCGACCTGATTGATGCCGCTGAGATGATCATCGAGCCGTTTAACGCCGACAGCCTAGGCTATGATGTTGGCGGCATCATCTTTGATCCCGATGATGGCGATCCAGAAGTTGTCTGGCGTGAGACCGATAATATGACCCCGGTGCCTGGGATGGCGCAGCTCGCGACCGGTTTGGGTGCTGCGGGTGAGGGGGTAGTGCTGGTCACCATGCGGGCCACCTACGACCCCATCTTTGTGACGGTCTTCACTGGGCCCTTAGAGTTTGAGCGGATGGCGGTGTTGCGAGGCCGCCAGAACGCCTTTGTCGATTTCAATTCAGAGAACAGTAGCTAA
- the mtnK gene encoding S-methyl-5-thioribose kinase has translation MPSLLTTSDAMRSALSNRPAVEAALGDPGQWQLTEVSDGNMNSVFRVAGPSGSVIAKHAPPYIRVIGEGWPFPQSRLDFEHAALIEHGRICPNFVPAVLDYDDQLPLLVLEDLREHRVARQALIDATPLPLLGQHMGQFLALSLFHTSDLALDTTDKKALVSRFAGNAELCATTEEVIFNGPYWSAPLNRWNDQLKSLVETWHGDRDLHFEASKLNYAFRTKTQALIHGDLHTGSVMVTADDTRVIDHEWAFHGPMGFDIGAIIGNLLIAHFAQAGHGATNRKGQAVNRNAYTQDILTMISDLWLTFTAEFRRLAHAARDMSDRALLTPRLFDEQLTDRFLDEYLAAVLLDTAGFAGAKMTRRVIGISHVEDLELIEDPATRAIHERQVLKAARGLILNRGWLRSIDDLIDLATGSATTST, from the coding sequence ATGCCCTCACTTTTGACCACCAGCGATGCCATGCGGTCGGCCTTGTCCAACCGTCCAGCTGTCGAGGCCGCGCTTGGTGATCCTGGACAATGGCAGCTGACAGAGGTCAGCGACGGCAACATGAACTCCGTCTTTCGGGTGGCGGGGCCATCAGGCTCTGTCATCGCCAAGCATGCGCCGCCTTACATCCGGGTCATTGGCGAGGGCTGGCCCTTCCCGCAAAGCCGCCTCGACTTTGAACATGCCGCACTTATCGAGCATGGACGCATCTGCCCTAACTTTGTGCCCGCGGTCCTGGACTATGATGACCAGCTGCCGCTACTGGTTCTGGAGGACCTACGCGAGCATAGGGTCGCGCGACAGGCGCTGATTGATGCAACGCCCCTACCCCTGCTTGGCCAGCATATGGGTCAGTTCCTGGCGCTTAGCCTGTTCCACACAAGCGATCTGGCCCTCGACACAACGGATAAGAAGGCGTTGGTCAGCCGATTTGCTGGCAATGCTGAACTATGCGCCACGACGGAAGAAGTGATCTTCAACGGCCCGTATTGGTCGGCACCGCTCAACCGCTGGAATGACCAACTAAAGTCATTAGTCGAGACCTGGCACGGCGATCGTGACCTGCATTTTGAGGCGTCAAAGCTAAACTATGCCTTCCGCACCAAGACCCAGGCGTTGATCCATGGTGACCTGCATACAGGCTCAGTAATGGTCACGGCAGACGACACACGGGTTATCGACCATGAATGGGCCTTTCACGGCCCCATGGGTTTCGATATCGGTGCGATCATTGGCAACCTGCTGATCGCCCATTTCGCGCAAGCCGGACATGGAGCAACGAACCGTAAGGGGCAAGCGGTGAACCGCAATGCCTATACCCAAGATATTCTGACGATGATCAGTGATCTCTGGCTGACCTTTACTGCAGAGTTCCGGCGCCTAGCCCATGCAGCGCGCGATATGAGCGACCGTGCCCTTCTTACGCCGCGTTTATTCGACGAGCAGCTAACCGACAGGTTCTTGGATGAGTATCTGGCAGCTGTACTCCTGGATACCGCCGGGTTTGCTGGCGCAAAGATGACGCGCCGGGTCATCGGTATCTCACATGTTGAAGACCTTGAGCTAATTGAAGACCCAGCCACCCGCGCCATTCATGAGCGGCAGGTGCTAAAAGCTGCACGTGGCTTGATCCTTAACCGTGGCTGGTTGCGCAGCATTGATGATCTGATCGATCTCGCCACAGGATCGGCAACCACATCTACGTGA
- a CDS encoding branched-chain amino acid ABC transporter substrate-binding protein → MTLTRFAVAASALAIGFSAAVAKAEIVIATAGPMTGQYASFGEQMRQGAEKAVADINAAGGILGQQVVLKVGDDACDPRQAVSVANQFVNDGVVFVAGHFCSGSSIPASKVYTEEDILQISPASTNPKLTDEGGDNVFRVCGRDDQQGAIAGSFINATYAGKNVAIVHDRTAYGQGLAEETKKALNALGMTEAMFESYTPGESDYSALVTKLNAADIDVLYVGGYHTEAGLMVRQMRGQGMDTQLISGDALVTDEYWSITGDAGEGTLMTFGPDPRNFDEAAKVVKEMRAAGAEPEGYTLYTYAAIQAFADAAEAAGSTDTAAVIGALRDGEFETVIGELTFDDKGDIEQPAYVFYEWKDGTYAEVAN, encoded by the coding sequence ATGACTTTAACCCGTTTTGCCGTTGCGGCATCCGCGCTCGCCATTGGTTTTAGCGCCGCCGTTGCAAAGGCTGAAATCGTCATTGCCACCGCTGGTCCAATGACCGGCCAATACGCTTCATTCGGCGAGCAAATGCGCCAAGGCGCTGAGAAAGCCGTCGCTGACATCAACGCTGCTGGCGGTATCCTCGGCCAACAGGTGGTGTTGAAAGTTGGCGATGATGCCTGTGACCCACGTCAGGCTGTGTCCGTCGCGAACCAGTTCGTGAATGACGGCGTTGTCTTCGTTGCTGGTCACTTCTGCTCTGGCTCTTCGATCCCAGCTTCCAAGGTCTACACCGAGGAAGACATTCTGCAGATCTCACCAGCTTCCACCAACCCGAAGCTGACCGATGAGGGCGGCGACAACGTGTTCCGCGTTTGCGGTCGCGATGACCAACAAGGCGCCATCGCTGGTTCCTTCATCAACGCCACCTATGCCGGTAAGAACGTTGCGATCGTCCACGACCGCACCGCTTACGGTCAGGGCCTGGCTGAGGAAACCAAGAAGGCACTGAACGCCCTTGGCATGACCGAAGCAATGTTCGAGAGCTACACCCCGGGTGAGAGTGACTACTCTGCCCTGGTGACCAAGCTTAACGCTGCTGATATCGATGTTCTCTATGTCGGTGGTTACCACACCGAAGCTGGCCTGATGGTTCGTCAGATGCGCGGCCAAGGCATGGACACGCAGCTGATCTCTGGCGATGCGCTGGTGACCGATGAGTACTGGTCCATTACCGGTGACGCTGGTGAAGGTACCCTTATGACCTTCGGTCCAGACCCACGTAACTTCGATGAAGCCGCTAAGGTCGTTAAAGAGATGCGTGCCGCTGGCGCTGAGCCAGAGGGTTACACCCTTTACACCTATGCTGCGATCCAAGCTTTCGCTGACGCTGCAGAGGCTGCCGGTTCAACCGACACCGCTGCTGTCATCGGCGCCCTGCGCGATGGTGAGTTCGAAACCGTTATCGGTGAGCTGACCTTCGACGATAAAGGCGACATCGAGCAGCCAGCATACGTCTTCTATGAGTGGAAAGACGGCACCTATGCTGAGGTTGCTAACTAA